Proteins encoded within one genomic window of Bdellovibrio sp. ArHS:
- a CDS encoding tetratricopeptide repeat protein, with amino-acid sequence MIQIHRFTIVLVLIAASGCGPGRPHLQTLQLNREGNKQIQAQAYGPAMDKYLEALRFDPFVGQLHLNLGLSFEGLQQAEKALQSYQEAENLAVLENRPELIFMSRFNRAQLLGKAKRVDEALAVYQKALEVIPSSNEVKTNIELLTQSQQGQSGDNKQDQQNQQGDQNQQQQKNQDGKDQKDKDQKDQEPQDDKKQVQQSPKYKPRPFQGKELSEADVKKILGELKQQEEKIRAEYNRKEVKEQPRDKDW; translated from the coding sequence ATGATCCAGATTCATCGTTTTACAATTGTGCTTGTGTTGATTGCAGCTTCGGGATGTGGACCGGGGCGGCCGCATTTACAAACTTTGCAGCTTAATCGCGAAGGAAATAAGCAGATTCAGGCGCAGGCGTACGGACCCGCGATGGATAAATATCTTGAAGCTTTGCGATTTGATCCCTTCGTGGGGCAGTTGCATTTGAATCTAGGACTGAGCTTTGAGGGCTTGCAACAGGCGGAAAAGGCTTTGCAGTCTTATCAAGAGGCGGAAAACCTGGCCGTCCTGGAAAACCGTCCGGAGCTTATTTTTATGTCGCGCTTTAATCGGGCGCAGCTTTTAGGCAAGGCCAAACGAGTCGACGAGGCCTTGGCGGTTTATCAAAAAGCTTTGGAAGTTATTCCCTCGTCGAACGAAGTAAAAACAAATATTGAACTTCTGACTCAGTCGCAACAGGGACAGAGTGGAGATAACAAACAAGACCAACAAAATCAGCAGGGCGACCAAAATCAACAGCAGCAGAAAAATCAGGACGGCAAAGATCAAAAGGATAAAGATCAGAAAGATCAAGAGCCTCAGGATGATAAAAAACAAGTGCAGCAGTCGCCGAAATACAAGCCGCGTCCCTTCCAGGGCAAAGAGCTTTCAGAAGCTGATGTAAAAAAGATTCTGGGCGAATTGAAACAGCAGGAAGAAAAAATCCGCGCTGAATACAATCGCAAAGAAGTCAAGGAGCAGCCTCGTGACAAAGACTGGTAA